The Achromobacter pestifer genome includes a region encoding these proteins:
- a CDS encoding acyl-CoA dehydrogenase family protein, with translation MNRQRKLFSAEHELFRDTVARFIAQEITPHHYQWEQEGLVPRELWRKAGAAGILLPSTPEEYGGGGGDFLHTIIVVEEIARALATGVTGFTTHSDIVAPYLLNFGTERQKQRDLPGMAQGDIVASIAMTEPGAGSDVKAIRTAAARAQGGYVINGQKTFITNGFHADRVLVVAKTDPAAGARGISLFWVDTATPGFTRGRLLDKIGQKAQDTAELFFQDMFVPDQDMLGEPGQGFGYLMKELVRERLMIAVRCAMALESALQWTVDYTKDRRAFDRALIDNQHIRFKLADIKTLAAATRAFVDGCVQQYLDGELDAGGAAMAKLWASEATSAIDDLLQFHGGYGYMREYPIARAYTDVRPNRIYGGASEVMRELIARTL, from the coding sequence ATGAACCGGCAGCGCAAGCTTTTCTCGGCGGAGCACGAACTGTTCCGCGACACCGTGGCGCGCTTCATTGCGCAAGAGATCACGCCCCACCACTACCAATGGGAACAGGAAGGACTGGTGCCGCGCGAGCTGTGGCGCAAGGCCGGCGCCGCCGGCATCCTGCTGCCCAGCACGCCCGAGGAGTACGGTGGGGGCGGCGGCGACTTCCTGCACACCATCATCGTGGTGGAAGAAATCGCCCGCGCGCTGGCCACCGGCGTCACGGGCTTCACGACCCATTCCGACATCGTCGCGCCCTACCTGCTGAACTTCGGCACCGAGCGCCAGAAACAGCGCGACCTGCCTGGCATGGCCCAGGGCGACATCGTGGCGTCCATCGCCATGACCGAGCCAGGCGCGGGCAGCGACGTCAAGGCGATACGCACGGCGGCGGCCCGCGCGCAGGGCGGCTACGTCATCAACGGCCAGAAGACCTTCATCACCAACGGCTTCCATGCCGACCGCGTGCTGGTGGTGGCCAAGACCGATCCCGCCGCCGGCGCGCGCGGCATCAGCCTGTTCTGGGTCGACACCGCGACGCCCGGATTCACGCGCGGACGTCTCCTGGACAAGATCGGGCAGAAGGCGCAGGACACGGCTGAACTCTTTTTCCAGGACATGTTCGTGCCGGACCAGGACATGCTGGGCGAGCCGGGGCAGGGCTTCGGCTATCTGATGAAGGAACTGGTGCGCGAACGCCTGATGATCGCGGTGCGCTGCGCCATGGCGCTGGAGAGCGCGCTGCAATGGACCGTCGACTACACCAAGGACAGGCGCGCCTTCGACCGTGCCTTGATCGACAACCAGCACATCCGCTTCAAGCTGGCCGACATCAAGACCCTGGCCGCCGCCACCCGCGCCTTCGTCGACGGTTGCGTGCAGCAGTACCTGGACGGCGAGCTCGACGCCGGCGGCGCGGCCATGGCCAAGCTGTGGGCTTCCGAAGCCACCAGCGCCATCGACGACCTGCTGCAGTTCCACGGCGGCTACGGCTACATGCGCGAATACCCCATCGCCCGCGCCTACACCGACGTGCGGCCCAACCGGATTTACGGCGGCGCCTCGGAGGTCATGCGCGAGCTGATCGCCCGGACGCTTTGA
- a CDS encoding AMP-binding protein, with product MSVLEAHAREMPDGIAYRMIPSGTTVTWRELELRSRKCAAALLDAGLQPGDVVAVFLENHPRFFELLWAAHRVGLYYTTISRHLKREEARYIIENCDARVLFYSGHTQAETDADSLDARGVLRVSMDGADASAIQYEAWAGRYADDVALPETPEGTDFLYSSGTTGLPKGIKRPLSVANRYFRVGDAPSSAWKAFDRDTVYLSTAPFYHAAPVRWNMAALRAGGSCVMMEKFDVAAALEAIAAYGITHSQWVPTMFIRLLRLPPEERARHDLSTLRYAVHAAAPCPADVKEAMIAWWGPILYEYYSGTELVGRTSLGSDEWLAHRGSVGRPEFGQAHIMSEDGLNELPPGQPGVIYFSGGGSFEYHKDPDKTRGAYNARGWATYGDIGYLDRDGYLYLTDRLSNMIVSGGVNIYPQEAENLLSTHPAVADVAVVGVPNAEFGEEVKAVVQLRDPAAANPDLAQQLIAYCRDRISPIKCPKSVDFSSDMPRTETGKLLKRLVKQRYWPQA from the coding sequence ATGTCTGTACTTGAAGCCCATGCACGGGAGATGCCCGATGGCATTGCCTACCGCATGATTCCGTCCGGCACCACGGTGACCTGGCGCGAGTTGGAACTGCGCAGCCGCAAATGCGCGGCGGCCCTGCTGGACGCCGGCTTGCAGCCCGGCGACGTGGTCGCGGTGTTCCTGGAGAACCACCCGCGCTTCTTCGAACTGTTGTGGGCCGCGCACCGCGTCGGCCTGTACTACACCACCATCAGCCGCCATCTCAAACGCGAGGAGGCGCGCTACATCATTGAAAACTGCGACGCGCGGGTGCTGTTCTATTCGGGCCACACCCAGGCCGAAACGGATGCGGACAGCCTGGATGCGCGCGGCGTGCTGCGCGTCAGCATGGACGGCGCGGACGCAAGCGCGATCCAATACGAGGCCTGGGCTGGCCGCTACGCCGATGACGTGGCCCTGCCTGAAACTCCGGAAGGCACGGACTTCCTGTATTCATCCGGCACTACCGGCCTGCCCAAGGGCATCAAGCGCCCGCTGTCGGTGGCCAACCGCTACTTCCGCGTCGGCGACGCGCCCAGCAGCGCCTGGAAGGCGTTCGACCGCGACACGGTTTATCTGTCCACGGCGCCGTTCTATCACGCGGCCCCGGTGCGCTGGAACATGGCGGCGCTGCGCGCGGGCGGCAGCTGCGTCATGATGGAAAAATTCGACGTGGCCGCGGCGCTGGAGGCCATCGCGGCCTATGGCATTACCCATTCGCAATGGGTGCCCACCATGTTCATCCGTCTGCTGCGCCTGCCGCCAGAAGAACGCGCCCGGCACGACCTGTCCACGCTGCGCTACGCGGTGCACGCGGCCGCGCCGTGCCCGGCCGACGTCAAGGAGGCGATGATCGCTTGGTGGGGGCCGATCCTGTACGAGTACTACAGCGGCACCGAACTGGTGGGGCGCACCTCGCTGGGGTCCGACGAGTGGCTGGCGCACCGCGGCTCGGTCGGCCGGCCGGAGTTCGGCCAGGCGCACATCATGAGCGAGGACGGGCTGAACGAATTGCCCCCGGGCCAACCTGGGGTCATCTACTTTTCCGGCGGCGGTTCCTTCGAATACCACAAGGATCCGGACAAGACGCGTGGCGCCTACAACGCGCGCGGCTGGGCCACCTATGGCGATATTGGCTACCTGGACCGGGACGGCTATCTGTACCTGACCGACCGCCTCTCCAACATGATCGTGTCGGGCGGCGTCAACATCTATCCCCAGGAAGCGGAGAACCTGCTGAGCACGCATCCCGCAGTGGCCGACGTGGCGGTGGTCGGGGTGCCGAACGCGGAGTTCGGCGAGGAGGTCAAGGCGGTGGTGCAACTGCGCGATCCCGCCGCCGCCAACCCCGACCTGGCGCAGCAGCTCATCGCCTACTGCCGCGACCGGATCTCGCCCATCAAGTGCCCCAAGAGCGTGGATTTTTCCAGCGACATGCCGCGCACCGAGACCGGCAAGCTGCTCAAGCGCCTGGTCAAACAGCGCTACTGGCCGCAAGCGTAG
- a CDS encoding MaoC/PaaZ C-terminal domain-containing protein, giving the protein MAIDYQNLRNWKFEDRVDRYSARDCMIYALGLGYGSDPADETELRYVHEEGTAVVPTFLATIGAPNGWAADPATGIDWLKILHGEHRMTFHAPLAAAGAVRSQTRVTRVVDKGASKGALVVTVRDISDAGSGAPLATVEHVSFCRADGGFGPGDEPPEALPATPEREPDQIVLLSTLAQQALLYRLNGDLNPVHALPHMAREAGFDRPILHGLCTYGMAARALLQACAPAAPQRLGGIAARFSAPFFPGETLRVEIWRDGDRLQFRALAHERGTVVLSHGAASLAH; this is encoded by the coding sequence ATGGCAATCGATTATCAAAATCTGCGCAACTGGAAATTCGAGGACCGCGTCGACCGCTACAGCGCGCGCGACTGCATGATCTATGCGCTGGGACTGGGCTACGGCAGCGATCCGGCCGATGAAACCGAACTGCGCTACGTGCATGAAGAAGGGACAGCGGTGGTGCCGACCTTCCTGGCCACCATCGGCGCGCCCAACGGCTGGGCGGCTGATCCCGCCACCGGCATCGACTGGTTGAAGATCCTGCACGGCGAACACCGCATGACCTTCCATGCGCCGCTGGCCGCGGCCGGCGCGGTGCGCAGCCAGACCCGCGTCACGCGGGTGGTGGACAAGGGCGCCAGCAAGGGCGCGCTGGTGGTGACCGTGCGTGACATTTCGGATGCCGGCAGCGGTGCGCCGCTGGCCACGGTGGAGCACGTTTCGTTCTGCCGCGCCGATGGCGGCTTCGGGCCGGGCGACGAGCCACCCGAGGCCCTGCCGGCCACGCCGGAGCGCGAGCCCGATCAGATCGTGCTGCTGTCCACATTGGCGCAGCAGGCATTGCTCTATCGCCTGAACGGCGACCTCAATCCGGTGCACGCGCTGCCGCACATGGCGCGCGAGGCCGGCTTCGACCGGCCCATCCTGCATGGCTTGTGCACTTACGGCATGGCGGCGCGGGCCTTGCTGCAGGCCTGCGCGCCCGCGGCGCCGCAACGCCTGGGCGGCATCGCCGCGCGTTTTTCCGCGCCGTTCTTTCCGGGCGAGACGCTGCGCGTGGAAATCTGGCGCGACGGCGACCGCCTGCAATTCCGCGCACTGGCCCACGAGCGCGGCACGGTGGTGCTGAGCCACGGCGCCGCCAGCCTGGCGCATTGA
- a CDS encoding Bug family tripartite tricarboxylate transporter substrate binding protein — protein sequence MNTRRRYTLAVLAGLMTAVTLAPMSHAADGYPNKPLRLIAPSSPGGILDITSRVIGKKLSERLGQPVVVENMAGAAGILGMQGLLRAEPDGYTMVMGSSGPNAVNYTLYSKLPYAMSDFAPVIRIITMPNALVVNANAPVKTLAEFRDYARKKQGSLSMAVSMIGTSGHLGGELLKNRLDFTAVTVPYKGAAPATNDLVAGQVDFTVENVITVAPLVKAGRLRALAVTTRERSQILPDVPTLAEQGYPDVDVGAWLGVLVAARTPPAVVARLNTELNAVLADEEVKKQLAQQGGIPLGGTPAEFDSFIRSEKDRWEKIIKAAGIKAE from the coding sequence ATGAACACACGCAGGCGATACACGCTGGCAGTGCTGGCCGGCCTGATGACCGCAGTAACCTTGGCGCCGATGTCGCACGCGGCCGATGGCTATCCGAACAAACCTCTGCGCCTGATCGCGCCCAGTTCGCCGGGCGGAATCCTGGACATCACCAGCCGGGTGATAGGCAAGAAGCTGTCCGAAAGGCTGGGTCAGCCGGTGGTGGTGGAAAACATGGCAGGCGCGGCCGGCATCCTGGGCATGCAAGGCTTGCTGCGCGCCGAGCCCGACGGCTACACGATGGTCATGGGCAGCAGCGGACCCAACGCGGTCAACTACACGCTGTACAGCAAGCTGCCCTACGCGATGTCCGACTTCGCTCCGGTGATCCGCATCATCACCATGCCGAACGCCCTGGTGGTCAACGCCAACGCGCCGGTCAAGACGCTGGCGGAGTTCCGCGACTATGCCCGCAAGAAGCAGGGCAGCTTGTCCATGGCCGTATCCATGATCGGCACGTCCGGCCATCTGGGCGGCGAGCTGCTGAAGAACCGCCTGGACTTCACCGCCGTCACCGTGCCCTACAAGGGCGCGGCGCCGGCGACCAACGACCTGGTCGCGGGCCAGGTCGACTTCACGGTCGAGAACGTCATCACCGTGGCGCCGCTGGTCAAGGCCGGCAGGTTGCGGGCGCTGGCGGTCACCACCCGCGAGCGCAGCCAGATCCTGCCCGACGTGCCAACGCTGGCCGAGCAAGGCTATCCCGATGTGGACGTCGGCGCTTGGTTGGGCGTGCTGGTCGCGGCGCGCACGCCGCCGGCCGTGGTCGCGCGCTTGAACACGGAGCTCAACGCAGTCCTGGCCGATGAGGAAGTGAAGAAGCAGCTGGCGCAGCAGGGCGGCATTCCGCTGGGCGGCACGCCGGCCGAGTTCGACAGCTTCATCCGGTCGGAAAAAGACCGTTGGGAAAAAATCATCAAGGCCGCCGGCATCAAGGCGGAATGA
- a CDS encoding tripartite tricarboxylate transporter substrate binding protein, translating into MAMLKGLLAAVLSLAAAGAASGADTYPDKPVRVYVGFAPGGATDLLARLYAKKLGERFNQTFIVENRPGAGGNIAVQALTQAPPDGYTIAMAANYVAANAAMKRNPYDWERDLMPIGMVASTPNILVVPPGSSIQGVDDLISKAKAGGNKLTFASAGMGSSIHLAGELFKVMAGVDMTHVPYKGVSPAEVDLMSGTVDMMFGSVSTAIPLVQSKKLKALAVTGRERMKAMPDLPTIEEAGLKGYDVEAVYFMAAPAKVPAPVLKKLADAVADINKQPDVQEFMDRIYARPLTGGPDEARAFLKSEVKKWQGVVDATGMKVD; encoded by the coding sequence ATGGCAATGTTGAAGGGATTGTTGGCCGCGGTACTGAGCCTGGCTGCCGCAGGCGCGGCCAGCGGGGCTGATACTTATCCGGACAAGCCGGTGCGGGTGTACGTGGGCTTCGCGCCCGGCGGTGCCACCGACCTGCTCGCCCGCCTCTACGCCAAAAAGCTCGGCGAACGTTTCAACCAGACATTCATCGTGGAAAACCGCCCGGGCGCCGGCGGCAATATCGCGGTCCAGGCGCTGACGCAGGCGCCGCCCGACGGCTACACCATCGCCATGGCGGCCAACTATGTGGCGGCCAACGCCGCCATGAAGCGCAACCCCTATGACTGGGAGCGCGACCTGATGCCCATCGGCATGGTGGCGTCCACGCCCAACATCCTGGTGGTGCCGCCCGGCTCCAGCATCCAGGGCGTTGACGACCTGATCAGCAAGGCCAAGGCCGGCGGCAACAAGCTGACTTTCGCCTCGGCCGGCATGGGCTCGTCCATCCACCTGGCGGGCGAGCTGTTCAAGGTCATGGCCGGGGTCGACATGACCCACGTGCCCTACAAGGGCGTGTCGCCGGCGGAGGTGGACCTGATGTCGGGCACCGTGGACATGATGTTCGGCAGCGTCTCCACCGCCATCCCGCTGGTGCAGTCCAAGAAGCTGAAGGCGCTGGCCGTGACCGGGCGCGAGCGCATGAAGGCGATGCCCGACCTGCCCACCATCGAGGAAGCCGGCCTCAAGGGCTACGACGTGGAAGCGGTGTACTTCATGGCGGCGCCCGCCAAGGTGCCGGCGCCAGTCCTGAAGAAGCTGGCCGACGCCGTGGCCGACATCAACAAGCAGCCCGATGTGCAGGAGTTCATGGACCGGATCTATGCCCGGCCCCTGACTGGTGGCCCGGACGAGGCGCGGGCCTTTCTGAAGAGCGAAGTGAAGAAGTGGCAGGGCGTGGTCGATGCCACCGGCATGAAGGTGGATTGA
- the fabG gene encoding 3-oxoacyl-ACP reductase FabG yields the protein MDLQLTGKVAVITGSGRGIGYASALALAQEGARIVITDINPESVEQAVGGLKQAGHEAIGAVLDVCDPEQVQTMAELAAHKFGGIDILVNNAGFTRDKYLLKMPVEDWDSVVDTILKGAYYCTKAALPSMMERKWGRVINIASRAHWGNPGQTNYSAAKAGLIGFTRALALEQGKFNITANAIAPGLIETPLVRGLSTYETLRANALARQPVPRLGAVEDIANAVVFLASGRSSFITGELLHVTGGRYAS from the coding sequence ATGGACCTGCAACTCACCGGTAAAGTCGCTGTCATCACGGGTTCCGGCCGCGGCATCGGCTATGCGTCGGCACTGGCCCTGGCGCAGGAAGGCGCCCGCATCGTCATTACCGACATCAACCCCGAATCGGTGGAACAGGCGGTCGGCGGCCTGAAGCAGGCCGGCCACGAGGCCATCGGCGCCGTACTCGACGTCTGCGATCCCGAGCAGGTCCAGACCATGGCCGAGCTGGCCGCGCACAAGTTCGGCGGCATCGACATCCTGGTCAACAACGCCGGCTTCACGCGCGACAAATACCTGCTCAAGATGCCGGTGGAGGACTGGGATTCGGTAGTCGACACCATCCTGAAGGGCGCCTACTACTGCACCAAGGCCGCCCTGCCCTCGATGATGGAAAGGAAGTGGGGCCGCGTCATCAACATCGCCTCGCGCGCCCACTGGGGCAACCCCGGCCAGACCAACTACTCGGCCGCCAAGGCCGGCCTGATCGGCTTCACCCGCGCGCTGGCGCTGGAGCAGGGCAAGTTCAACATCACCGCCAACGCCATCGCCCCGGGCCTGATCGAAACGCCGCTGGTGCGCGGCCTGTCCACCTACGAAACCCTGCGCGCCAACGCGCTGGCGCGCCAGCCGGTGCCGCGCCTGGGCGCGGTCGAGGATATCGCCAACGCCGTGGTGTTCCTGGCCTCGGGCCGGTCCTCCTTCATCACGGGCGAACTGCTGCACGTGACCGGCGGCCGCTACGCTTCGTAA
- a CDS encoding MaoC/PaaZ C-terminal domain-containing protein: MQSASPASQSPLPVQPPLEVGHCFESAGRTITESDIVNFACLSGDFNRLHVDHEYASATPFGQRIAHGLLVLSVLSGLTTQSSGYRQLEPYVLALIDINCRFPKPTFIGDTIVVRVTVTEKTGQYRPGKDKVVFRREAVNQRGEVVVQADFAMVLRSMEGAA; encoded by the coding sequence ATGCAAAGCGCAAGCCCAGCCAGCCAGTCCCCGCTTCCCGTCCAGCCGCCGCTGGAGGTCGGCCACTGCTTCGAATCCGCCGGCCGCACCATTACCGAGAGCGACATCGTCAACTTCGCCTGCCTGTCCGGCGACTTCAACCGTCTGCACGTCGACCATGAATACGCCAGCGCCACGCCTTTCGGCCAGCGCATCGCCCACGGCCTGCTGGTGCTGTCCGTGCTGTCCGGACTGACCACCCAGTCCAGCGGCTACCGCCAGCTGGAACCCTACGTGCTGGCGCTGATCGACATCAATTGCCGCTTTCCCAAGCCCACCTTCATTGGCGACACCATCGTCGTGCGGGTGACGGTGACCGAAAAAACCGGACAGTATCGGCCCGGCAAGGACAAGGTGGTGTTCCGGCGCGAAGCCGTCAACCAGCGCGGCGAGGTGGTGGTCCAGGCCGACTTCGCCATGGTGTTGCGGTCCATGGAGGGCGCGGCATGA
- a CDS encoding acetate--CoA ligase family protein, with protein sequence MKPFADLTRFINPRNVAVVGASARESSQGRRLYDNLVLHSSVPGEIYAVNPAYQEIGGRPCWPSISALPRQAEIDVALIMVNASLVLDALRQCAARAIPFAVVMTSGFSEAGEEGQRLEREIAQLCEATGLHVYGPNCPGFVNVRDRLGMTFSPAFKDDLNTGSIGLATQGGGLGRNLLQGLSHGQGVGLWFSAGNEVDLEIPDFIAHMANDPRIGVIALLMEGVKDGRRLTAALELARARNKPVVVLKVGRSEAGVRAAQSHTASVAGTAAVNSAVFRQFGAIEVDDLDQLLAASRLLTRITPKSGNGLCIHTFSGGTAALAADIAGAAGLPMAVFAPETKAALRKLLPDFASIDNPVDTTADILRNPEASAACLRAICADPAVGTVLFPIPMDYGSITDGMAQAIATVAAETDTLIVPVWMSRRLGGGFQLLETAGLLPFLSLSDAIAALSKAIPWKRPERGTAAAPAHADAAPGQARMLSEAVAKSMLRAAGLPIPEGVVAASAEQAAHEAERLGFPVVMKVVSAQIAHKTEAGGVKLGIASAGAAREAYAAIHESVARHHPEAVIDGILVERMLPPGGREVLIGVHNDAAFGLVLTFGLGGIFVETLRDVAHRMVPLSRDDARALLREIRYADMLDGVRGQAPADRAALEELILRVSDFAWSHRDALLEMELNPVWVGAAGQGAMPLDALIGLRANADPGLELRQP encoded by the coding sequence ATGAAACCCTTCGCAGACCTGACGCGCTTCATCAATCCGCGCAACGTCGCCGTGGTCGGCGCGTCCGCCCGCGAATCCAGCCAGGGGCGCCGCCTGTACGACAACCTGGTACTGCATTCCTCGGTGCCGGGCGAGATTTACGCGGTCAACCCCGCTTACCAGGAGATCGGCGGGCGGCCCTGCTGGCCTTCCATCAGCGCCTTGCCTCGGCAGGCCGAGATCGACGTGGCGCTGATCATGGTCAACGCCTCGCTGGTGCTGGATGCCTTGCGGCAATGCGCGGCGCGCGCGATTCCTTTCGCGGTGGTCATGACCTCGGGCTTCTCGGAAGCGGGCGAGGAAGGCCAGCGCCTGGAACGCGAGATCGCCCAGCTGTGCGAGGCCACCGGCCTGCATGTCTACGGACCGAACTGCCCGGGTTTCGTCAATGTCCGCGACCGCCTGGGCATGACCTTCTCGCCTGCTTTCAAGGACGATCTGAACACCGGTTCCATCGGCCTGGCGACCCAGGGCGGCGGGCTGGGCCGCAACCTGCTGCAGGGCCTGTCCCATGGCCAGGGCGTGGGCCTGTGGTTTTCCGCCGGCAACGAGGTCGATCTGGAGATCCCGGACTTCATCGCCCACATGGCCAACGATCCGAGGATCGGCGTGATCGCCTTGCTGATGGAAGGCGTGAAGGATGGCAGGCGCCTGACCGCCGCGCTGGAGCTGGCGCGCGCCCGCAACAAGCCGGTGGTGGTGCTGAAGGTGGGCCGATCCGAAGCCGGCGTGCGCGCCGCGCAGTCGCACACCGCGTCGGTGGCCGGCACGGCCGCCGTCAACAGCGCCGTGTTCCGCCAGTTCGGCGCGATCGAAGTGGACGATCTGGACCAGCTGTTGGCGGCCTCGCGCCTGCTGACGCGCATCACGCCCAAGAGCGGCAACGGTTTGTGCATCCATACCTTCTCGGGCGGCACCGCCGCGCTGGCCGCCGACATCGCCGGCGCCGCCGGCCTGCCGATGGCGGTGTTCGCGCCCGAAACCAAGGCTGCCTTGCGCAAGCTGCTGCCGGATTTCGCCAGCATCGACAACCCGGTAGACACCACCGCCGACATCCTGCGCAACCCCGAGGCCTCGGCTGCCTGCCTGCGCGCCATATGCGCCGACCCGGCGGTGGGCACGGTGCTGTTCCCCATACCCATGGATTACGGTTCCATCACCGACGGCATGGCGCAGGCCATCGCCACGGTGGCGGCTGAAACCGATACCCTGATCGTGCCGGTATGGATGAGCCGGCGGCTGGGCGGCGGCTTCCAGCTGCTGGAAACCGCCGGCCTGCTGCCCTTCCTGTCGTTGTCGGACGCGATCGCGGCCCTGTCCAAGGCCATACCGTGGAAGCGGCCCGAACGCGGAACGGCGGCGGCGCCCGCGCACGCGGATGCCGCGCCCGGCCAGGCCCGCATGCTTAGCGAAGCCGTGGCCAAGTCGATGTTGCGCGCAGCCGGCCTGCCGATACCCGAAGGCGTGGTGGCCGCCAGCGCCGAACAGGCGGCTCATGAGGCCGAGCGCCTGGGCTTTCCCGTGGTGATGAAGGTAGTCAGCGCCCAGATCGCGCACAAGACCGAAGCGGGCGGCGTCAAGCTGGGCATCGCCAGCGCCGGCGCGGCGCGCGAGGCTTATGCCGCCATTCACGAGTCCGTTGCCCGCCATCATCCCGAAGCCGTCATCGACGGCATCCTGGTGGAGCGCATGCTGCCGCCGGGTGGCCGCGAAGTGTTGATCGGCGTGCACAACGATGCGGCCTTCGGCCTGGTGCTGACCTTCGGCCTGGGCGGCATCTTCGTCGAGACGCTGCGCGACGTGGCCCACCGCATGGTTCCGCTGTCGCGCGACGATGCGCGCGCATTGCTGCGCGAAATCCGCTACGCCGACATGCTGGACGGCGTGCGCGGCCAGGCGCCCGCCGACCGTGCCGCCCTGGAGGAGCTGATCCTGCGAGTCTCGGACTTCGCCTGGAGCCACCGCGACGCCTTGCTGGAAATGGAGCTCAACCCGGTCTGGGTCGGCGCCGCGGGGCAAGGCGCGATGCCGCTGGACGCGCTGATCGGCTTGCGTGCCAATGCCGATCCCGGCCTGGAGCTGCGCCAGCCATGA
- a CDS encoding acyl-CoA dehydrogenase family protein — protein MDFSLDSTQIELRDSLRRYLAAEVAPIVNRYEAEARVVPQDMVRAMRDFGLLGGMLQEKDGGYGLPMTTYGMLIAELARVWPSLRSIVSTSNLAASVLSDGGSPYLKEKYLPRVLSGDAIASFALSEPNIGSDAANVETRAVETATGWRVNGRKLYISLGTVCELGVVFVQTQRQSGERGVSCLLFERAMPGFSSSPIGKMGMLSCPLGELLFEDVEIPAANLIGAEGKGFALAKKYLNIGRCVVAFSALGIAEAAYEAAVKYAGDRVQFGRPIGGFQLVQHMIADMMTLVETSRLLCWRAADALDRNAADSQMLCSMAKRHATDAVLRVAELSMQVHGGAGYTTLFPVERHYRDARHLSIAEGTNQIQALLMAQSVLGISALK, from the coding sequence ATGGACTTCTCACTGGACTCCACCCAGATCGAATTGCGCGATTCGCTGCGCCGCTACCTGGCAGCCGAAGTCGCGCCCATCGTCAACCGCTACGAAGCCGAAGCCCGCGTGGTGCCGCAGGACATGGTCCGCGCCATGCGCGACTTCGGCCTCTTGGGCGGCATGCTGCAGGAAAAGGACGGCGGCTACGGCCTGCCGATGACCACCTACGGCATGCTGATAGCCGAGCTGGCGCGCGTCTGGCCGTCGCTGCGCAGCATCGTCAGCACCAGCAATCTCGCTGCCTCGGTGCTGAGCGACGGCGGCTCGCCCTACCTCAAGGAAAAGTACCTGCCGCGCGTCCTGTCGGGCGATGCGATCGCCAGCTTCGCGCTCAGCGAACCCAACATCGGCTCCGACGCCGCCAACGTCGAAACCCGCGCGGTGGAAACCGCGACCGGCTGGCGGGTCAACGGCCGCAAGCTCTACATCAGCCTGGGCACGGTATGCGAGCTGGGCGTGGTGTTCGTGCAGACCCAACGGCAGAGCGGCGAACGGGGCGTGTCCTGCCTGCTGTTCGAGCGCGCCATGCCAGGCTTCTCGTCCAGCCCCATCGGCAAGATGGGCATGCTGAGCTGCCCGCTGGGCGAGCTGCTGTTCGAAGACGTGGAGATCCCCGCGGCCAACCTGATCGGCGCCGAGGGAAAGGGCTTCGCGCTGGCCAAGAAGTACCTCAACATCGGCCGCTGCGTGGTCGCGTTTTCCGCGCTGGGCATCGCCGAGGCCGCCTACGAGGCGGCGGTAAAATACGCCGGCGACCGGGTCCAGTTCGGCCGGCCCATAGGCGGCTTCCAGCTGGTGCAGCATATGATCGCCGACATGATGACGCTGGTCGAAACCTCGCGCCTGCTGTGCTGGCGCGCCGCCGACGCGCTGGACCGCAACGCCGCCGACAGCCAGATGCTATGTTCGATGGCCAAGCGCCATGCCACCGACGCCGTGCTGCGCGTGGCGGAACTGTCCATGCAGGTGCATGGCGGCGCCGGCTACACCACGCTGTTCCCCGTCGAGCGTCATTACCGCGACGCCCGCCACCTGAGCATTGCCGAAGGCACCAACCAGATCCAGGCCCTACTCATGGCGCAGAGCGTACTAGGCATTTCCGCGTTGAAATGA